In a single window of the Balaenoptera acutorostrata chromosome 3, mBalAcu1.1, whole genome shotgun sequence genome:
- the PARP2 gene encoding poly [ADP-ribose] polymerase 2 isoform X3 — MKKEPVAGGKADNDRTEDKQESVKTLLLKGKAPVDPECTAKVGKAHVYCEGNDVYDVMLNQTNLQFNNNKYYLIQLLEDDAQRNFSVWMRWGRVGKMGQHSLVACSGDLNKAKEIFQKKFLDKTKNNWEDREKFEKVPGKYDMLQMDYTTNTQSEEETNKGESLKSPLKPESQLDLRVQELIKLICNVQAMEEMMVEMKYDTKKAPLGKLTVAQIKAGYQSLKKIEDCIQAGQHGRALVEACNEFYTRIPHDFGLRTPPLIRTEKELSDKVQLLEALGDIEIAIKLVKTELQSPEHPLDQHYRKLHCALHPLDHESYEFKVISQYLQSTHAPTHSDYTMTLLDVFEVEKEGEKEAFREDLHNRMLLWHGSRLSNWVGILSHGLRIAPPEAPITGYMFGKGIYFADMSSKSANYCFATRLKDTGLLLLSEVALGQCNELLGANPEAEGLLQGKHSTKGLGKMAPSPTCAITLNGSTVPLGPASDTGILNPEGYTLNYNEFIVYNPNQVHMRYLLKVRFNFLQLW; from the exons ACGGAAGACAAGCAAG AGTCTGTGAAGACCTTGCTGTTAAAGGGCAAAGCTCCAGTGGACCCAGAGTGCACAGCCAAGGTGGGGAAG gCCCATGTATACTGTGAAGGAAATGATGTCTATGATGTCATGCTAAATCAG ACCAATCTCCAGTTCAACAACAACAAGTATTATCTGATCCAGCTGTTAGAAGATGATGCCCAGAGGAACTTCAGTGTTTGGATGAGATGGGGCCGAG TTGGGAAAATGGGGCAGCACAGCTTGGTGGCTTGTTCTGGGGACCTCAACAAGGCCAAGGAAATCTTTCAAAAGAA ATTCcttgacaaaacaaaaaataattgggAGGATCGTGAGAAGTTTGAGAAGGTGCCTGGAAAATATGATATGCTACAAATGGACTATACCACCAATACTCAG agTGAAGAGGAAACAAATAAAGGTGAATCTCTCAAATCCCCCTTGAAACCAGAGTCACAGCTAGATCTTCGTGTACAGGAGCTGATAAAGTTGATCTGTAATGTCCAGGCCATGGAAGAGATGATGGTAGAAATGAAATATGATACCAAGAAAGCCCCACTTG GGAAGCTGACAGTGGCACAAATCAAGGCAGGTTACCAGTCTCTTAAGAAGATTGAGGATTGTATTCAGGCTGGCCAGCATGGACGAGCTCTCGTGGAAGCATGCAATGAATTCTACACCAGAATCCCACATGACTTTGG ACTCCGTACCCCTCCATTAATCCGGACAGAGAAAGAACTGTCAGACAAAGTACAGCTACTAGAG GCTTTGGGAGACATTGAAATTGCCATTAAACTGGTGAAGACAGAACTGCAAAGCCCAGAACACCCACTGGACCAACACTATAGAAAACTACATTGTGCTTTGCACCCTTTAGACCATGAGAGTTATGAGTTCAAA GTGATTTCCCAGTACCTACAGTCTACGCATGCTCCCACACACAGTGACTATACCATGACCTTGCTGGATGTTTTTGAAGTAGAGAAGGAGGGTGAGAAAGAAGCCTTCAGAGAGGACCTTCATAACAG GATGCTGCTATGGCATGGTTCCAGGCTGAGTAACTGGGTGGGAATCCTGAGCCACGGGCTTCGAATCGCCCCACCTGAGGCTCCCATCACAGGTTACATG TTTGGAAAAGGAATCTACTTTGCTGACATGTCTTCCAAGAGTGCCAATTACTGCTTTGCCACTCGCCTAAAGGATACTGGACTGCTGCTCCTGTCAGAG GTAGCTCTAGGTCAGTGTAATGAGCTACTAGGGGCCAATCCAGAGGCAGAAGGATTACTTCAGGGCAAACACAGCACCAAGGGGCTAGGCAAGATGGCTCCCAGTCCTACGTGCGCCATCACCTT GAATGGGAGTACAGTGCCCTTAGGACCAGCAAGTGACACAGGAATTCTGAATCCAGAGGGTTATACCCTCAACTACAACGAATTTATTGTCTATAACCCCAACCAGGTCCATATGCGATACCTTCTAAAGGTTCGATTTAATTTCCTGCAGCTGTGGTGA
- the PARP2 gene encoding poly [ADP-ribose] polymerase 2 isoform X1 produces the protein MAARRRRRGTGGGRARAERVNNGKTATENPPPAKKIRKCQKMKKEPVAGGKADNDRTEDKQESVKTLLLKGKAPVDPECTAKVGKAHVYCEGNDVYDVMLNQTNLQFNNNKYYLIQLLEDDAQRNFSVWMRWGRVGKMGQHSLVACSGDLNKAKEIFQKKFLDKTKNNWEDREKFEKVPGKYDMLQMDYTTNTQSEEETNKGESLKSPLKPESQLDLRVQELIKLICNVQAMEEMMVEMKYDTKKAPLGKLTVAQIKAGYQSLKKIEDCIQAGQHGRALVEACNEFYTRIPHDFGLRTPPLIRTEKELSDKVQLLEALGDIEIAIKLVKTELQSPEHPLDQHYRKLHCALHPLDHESYEFKVISQYLQSTHAPTHSDYTMTLLDVFEVEKEGEKEAFREDLHNRMLLWHGSRLSNWVGILSHGLRIAPPEAPITGYMFGKGIYFADMSSKSANYCFATRLKDTGLLLLSEVALGQCNELLGANPEAEGLLQGKHSTKGLGKMAPSPTCAITLNGSTVPLGPASDTGILNPEGYTLNYNEFIVYNPNQVHMRYLLKVRFNFLQLW, from the exons ACGGAAGACAAGCAAG AGTCTGTGAAGACCTTGCTGTTAAAGGGCAAAGCTCCAGTGGACCCAGAGTGCACAGCCAAGGTGGGGAAG gCCCATGTATACTGTGAAGGAAATGATGTCTATGATGTCATGCTAAATCAG ACCAATCTCCAGTTCAACAACAACAAGTATTATCTGATCCAGCTGTTAGAAGATGATGCCCAGAGGAACTTCAGTGTTTGGATGAGATGGGGCCGAG TTGGGAAAATGGGGCAGCACAGCTTGGTGGCTTGTTCTGGGGACCTCAACAAGGCCAAGGAAATCTTTCAAAAGAA ATTCcttgacaaaacaaaaaataattgggAGGATCGTGAGAAGTTTGAGAAGGTGCCTGGAAAATATGATATGCTACAAATGGACTATACCACCAATACTCAG agTGAAGAGGAAACAAATAAAGGTGAATCTCTCAAATCCCCCTTGAAACCAGAGTCACAGCTAGATCTTCGTGTACAGGAGCTGATAAAGTTGATCTGTAATGTCCAGGCCATGGAAGAGATGATGGTAGAAATGAAATATGATACCAAGAAAGCCCCACTTG GGAAGCTGACAGTGGCACAAATCAAGGCAGGTTACCAGTCTCTTAAGAAGATTGAGGATTGTATTCAGGCTGGCCAGCATGGACGAGCTCTCGTGGAAGCATGCAATGAATTCTACACCAGAATCCCACATGACTTTGG ACTCCGTACCCCTCCATTAATCCGGACAGAGAAAGAACTGTCAGACAAAGTACAGCTACTAGAG GCTTTGGGAGACATTGAAATTGCCATTAAACTGGTGAAGACAGAACTGCAAAGCCCAGAACACCCACTGGACCAACACTATAGAAAACTACATTGTGCTTTGCACCCTTTAGACCATGAGAGTTATGAGTTCAAA GTGATTTCCCAGTACCTACAGTCTACGCATGCTCCCACACACAGTGACTATACCATGACCTTGCTGGATGTTTTTGAAGTAGAGAAGGAGGGTGAGAAAGAAGCCTTCAGAGAGGACCTTCATAACAG GATGCTGCTATGGCATGGTTCCAGGCTGAGTAACTGGGTGGGAATCCTGAGCCACGGGCTTCGAATCGCCCCACCTGAGGCTCCCATCACAGGTTACATG TTTGGAAAAGGAATCTACTTTGCTGACATGTCTTCCAAGAGTGCCAATTACTGCTTTGCCACTCGCCTAAAGGATACTGGACTGCTGCTCCTGTCAGAG GTAGCTCTAGGTCAGTGTAATGAGCTACTAGGGGCCAATCCAGAGGCAGAAGGATTACTTCAGGGCAAACACAGCACCAAGGGGCTAGGCAAGATGGCTCCCAGTCCTACGTGCGCCATCACCTT GAATGGGAGTACAGTGCCCTTAGGACCAGCAAGTGACACAGGAATTCTGAATCCAGAGGGTTATACCCTCAACTACAACGAATTTATTGTCTATAACCCCAACCAGGTCCATATGCGATACCTTCTAAAGGTTCGATTTAATTTCCTGCAGCTGTGGTGA
- the PARP2 gene encoding poly [ADP-ribose] polymerase 2 isoform X2, with amino-acid sequence MAARRRRRGTGGGRARAERVNNGKTATENPPPAKKIRKCQKMKKEPVAGGKADNDRTEDKQESVKTLLLKGKAPVDPECTAKAHVYCEGNDVYDVMLNQTNLQFNNNKYYLIQLLEDDAQRNFSVWMRWGRVGKMGQHSLVACSGDLNKAKEIFQKKFLDKTKNNWEDREKFEKVPGKYDMLQMDYTTNTQSEEETNKGESLKSPLKPESQLDLRVQELIKLICNVQAMEEMMVEMKYDTKKAPLGKLTVAQIKAGYQSLKKIEDCIQAGQHGRALVEACNEFYTRIPHDFGLRTPPLIRTEKELSDKVQLLEALGDIEIAIKLVKTELQSPEHPLDQHYRKLHCALHPLDHESYEFKVISQYLQSTHAPTHSDYTMTLLDVFEVEKEGEKEAFREDLHNRMLLWHGSRLSNWVGILSHGLRIAPPEAPITGYMFGKGIYFADMSSKSANYCFATRLKDTGLLLLSEVALGQCNELLGANPEAEGLLQGKHSTKGLGKMAPSPTCAITLNGSTVPLGPASDTGILNPEGYTLNYNEFIVYNPNQVHMRYLLKVRFNFLQLW; translated from the exons ACGGAAGACAAGCAAG AGTCTGTGAAGACCTTGCTGTTAAAGGGCAAAGCTCCAGTGGACCCAGAGTGCACAGCCAAG gCCCATGTATACTGTGAAGGAAATGATGTCTATGATGTCATGCTAAATCAG ACCAATCTCCAGTTCAACAACAACAAGTATTATCTGATCCAGCTGTTAGAAGATGATGCCCAGAGGAACTTCAGTGTTTGGATGAGATGGGGCCGAG TTGGGAAAATGGGGCAGCACAGCTTGGTGGCTTGTTCTGGGGACCTCAACAAGGCCAAGGAAATCTTTCAAAAGAA ATTCcttgacaaaacaaaaaataattgggAGGATCGTGAGAAGTTTGAGAAGGTGCCTGGAAAATATGATATGCTACAAATGGACTATACCACCAATACTCAG agTGAAGAGGAAACAAATAAAGGTGAATCTCTCAAATCCCCCTTGAAACCAGAGTCACAGCTAGATCTTCGTGTACAGGAGCTGATAAAGTTGATCTGTAATGTCCAGGCCATGGAAGAGATGATGGTAGAAATGAAATATGATACCAAGAAAGCCCCACTTG GGAAGCTGACAGTGGCACAAATCAAGGCAGGTTACCAGTCTCTTAAGAAGATTGAGGATTGTATTCAGGCTGGCCAGCATGGACGAGCTCTCGTGGAAGCATGCAATGAATTCTACACCAGAATCCCACATGACTTTGG ACTCCGTACCCCTCCATTAATCCGGACAGAGAAAGAACTGTCAGACAAAGTACAGCTACTAGAG GCTTTGGGAGACATTGAAATTGCCATTAAACTGGTGAAGACAGAACTGCAAAGCCCAGAACACCCACTGGACCAACACTATAGAAAACTACATTGTGCTTTGCACCCTTTAGACCATGAGAGTTATGAGTTCAAA GTGATTTCCCAGTACCTACAGTCTACGCATGCTCCCACACACAGTGACTATACCATGACCTTGCTGGATGTTTTTGAAGTAGAGAAGGAGGGTGAGAAAGAAGCCTTCAGAGAGGACCTTCATAACAG GATGCTGCTATGGCATGGTTCCAGGCTGAGTAACTGGGTGGGAATCCTGAGCCACGGGCTTCGAATCGCCCCACCTGAGGCTCCCATCACAGGTTACATG TTTGGAAAAGGAATCTACTTTGCTGACATGTCTTCCAAGAGTGCCAATTACTGCTTTGCCACTCGCCTAAAGGATACTGGACTGCTGCTCCTGTCAGAG GTAGCTCTAGGTCAGTGTAATGAGCTACTAGGGGCCAATCCAGAGGCAGAAGGATTACTTCAGGGCAAACACAGCACCAAGGGGCTAGGCAAGATGGCTCCCAGTCCTACGTGCGCCATCACCTT GAATGGGAGTACAGTGCCCTTAGGACCAGCAAGTGACACAGGAATTCTGAATCCAGAGGGTTATACCCTCAACTACAACGAATTTATTGTCTATAACCCCAACCAGGTCCATATGCGATACCTTCTAAAGGTTCGATTTAATTTCCTGCAGCTGTGGTGA